In Romboutsia lituseburensis, a genomic segment contains:
- a CDS encoding sensor histidine kinase translates to MLERIVHQDNSTFWYIFNFTNMFVYFVLFKFLVDYSEKKRTSNKMNYISLFLLSLIAFFVFFRNGFMYMIFCIIFYKISYEVGIFKSIIHNILYWGIIYNFLENFMENIIEIINYEGIYKEIKTVDIVISYTEHLVIKIIISIIIYLIYIYIKKCIKLKKLFTLSVFIPIITNILTLLTLFRYKAFTDNLNSELVLITFMIIISNIAFYIILKTIIESQNIKHENKILTDNILKEYNYYLKMNKEQEKVKEIYHDIKNHMICMKDMCKNNEIENAKNYIGNIEVGLKNYTNYNQNFNTGNMIVDSILNNKKILCEEKSIGFDVDVDFSKNDYMQMTDICIIFSNIIDNAIEACIKIQTDDLNKKIRIESKYIENFCVIVIENTKTNQVKHKNNNLITTKKDKFIHGIGLKNVKNVVKKYLGEVVIEHSEEKFILKIMIPLNEDFKNKEEMIC, encoded by the coding sequence ATGTTAGAAAGAATTGTACATCAAGATAATTCTACATTTTGGTATATATTTAATTTTACAAATATGTTTGTGTATTTTGTATTGTTTAAATTTTTAGTAGATTACTCTGAGAAAAAAAGAACCTCTAATAAAATGAATTACATATCATTATTTTTATTATCATTAATTGCTTTTTTTGTATTTTTTAGAAATGGTTTTATGTATATGATTTTTTGTATTATATTTTATAAAATCAGTTATGAAGTAGGTATTTTTAAGTCAATTATTCATAATATACTTTATTGGGGAATAATATATAATTTTTTAGAAAACTTTATGGAAAATATAATTGAGATAATTAATTATGAAGGAATATATAAAGAAATAAAAACTGTAGACATAGTTATAAGTTATACTGAACATCTAGTAATTAAAATAATAATAAGTATAATAATTTATTTAATATATATATACATAAAAAAGTGTATTAAATTAAAAAAATTATTTACATTATCTGTGTTCATTCCTATAATAACAAATATTTTAACTTTATTAACTTTATTTAGGTACAAAGCATTTACTGATAATTTAAATAGTGAATTAGTACTTATTACTTTTATGATAATTATATCTAATATAGCTTTTTATATTATATTAAAAACTATTATAGAGAGTCAAAATATAAAACATGAAAATAAAATATTAACAGATAATATTTTAAAAGAGTATAATTACTATTTAAAGATGAATAAAGAGCAAGAAAAGGTAAAAGAGATATATCATGATATTAAAAACCATATGATATGTATGAAAGATATGTGTAAAAATAATGAAATTGAAAATGCTAAAAACTATATAGGTAATATAGAAGTAGGATTGAAAAACTATACAAATTATAATCAAAATTTTAATACAGGAAATATGATAGTTGACTCTATATTAAACAATAAAAAGATATTGTGTGAAGAAAAATCAATAGGTTTTGATGTAGATGTAGATTTTTCTAAAAATGATTATATGCAGATGACAGATATATGTATTATATTTTCAAATATAATAGACAATGCGATAGAAGCTTGTATAAAGATACAAACAGATGATTTAAATAAAAAAATAAGAATAGAAAGTAAGTATATAGAAAATTTTTGTGTTATAGTAATTGAAAACACTAAAACAAATCAAGTAAAACATAAAAATAATAATTTAATTACTACTAAAAAAGATAAATTCATACATGGAATTGGATTGAAAAATGTAAAAAATGTAGTAAAGAAATATTTAGGAGAAGTAGTTATAGAGCATAGTGAAGAAAAATTTATTTTAAAAATAATGATACCTTTAAATGAAGATTTTAAAAATAAAGAAGAAATGATTTGTTGA
- a CDS encoding LytR/AlgR family response regulator transcription factor encodes MILSVGICEDEEVHRKILRTYLSKILDKDKYRLIEFSSGEEILKDYPEHIDILLLDVQMKNINGLETARKIRKFDTNVNIIFTTAIIDFMQQGYEVKAFRYLLKPIKYDEFSKHILECIEEVKEKNINYLAFKDIDLSEIIRISTSSILYMETDSRVVLIHTDNKIYKVNSTLNKLEKDLNNSDFYRCHRSYLININKVKNIKQNSLIIRENEILVSRYKMKKLKLKLTSKLGECLC; translated from the coding sequence ATGATTTTATCTGTTGGTATTTGTGAAGATGAAGAAGTTCACAGAAAAATTTTAAGAACTTATTTAAGCAAGATTTTAGATAAAGATAAATATAGATTGATTGAATTTTCAAGTGGGGAAGAGATATTAAAAGATTATCCAGAGCATATAGATATTTTATTGCTAGATGTACAAATGAAAAATATAAATGGTCTCGAAACAGCTAGAAAAATAAGAAAATTTGATACAAATGTAAATATAATCTTTACAACTGCAATTATAGATTTTATGCAGCAAGGATATGAAGTAAAAGCTTTTAGGTATTTATTAAAACCAATAAAATATGACGAGTTTTCAAAACATATTTTAGAATGTATAGAAGAAGTCAAAGAAAAAAATATTAATTACTTAGCTTTTAAAGATATTGATTTAAGTGAAATTATTAGAATATCAACGAGTTCTATATTATATATGGAAACAGATTCTAGAGTAGTATTAATTCATACAGATAATAAAATATATAAAGTTAATAGTACTCTTAATAAATTAGAAAAAGACTTAAATAATAGTGATTTTTATAGATGTCATAGGTCATATCTAATCAACATCAATAAAGTAAAAAATATAAAACAAAATAGTTTAATAATAAGAGAAAATGAAATATTAGTTAGTAGATATAAAATGAAAAAATTAAAATTAAAATTAACAAGCAAATTAGGGGAATGTTTATGTTAG
- a CDS encoding AAA family ATPase, protein MATKRIAVLGGPRCGKTTLIQHLYVEMKIAGLDVGYALEYSTEYLKDKGMIETIAEQYGIYLGQKKIEDELSTFDYALTDYATFVPYIYGRFMLGNRDRSKKEIQILKDLYCLAIEDMQNYDMVVYVPREFGYVQDGVRWQDEDIAIQIDDAILSFLKAENVNFVEVKGSTKERAKQILELLNIDYQETPQLNEEK, encoded by the coding sequence ATGGCAACTAAGAGAATAGCAGTTTTAGGTGGTCCTAGATGTGGTAAAACTACATTAATACAACATTTATATGTTGAGATGAAAATAGCAGGATTAGATGTAGGTTATGCTTTAGAGTATTCAACAGAATATTTAAAAGATAAAGGTATGATAGAGACTATAGCAGAGCAGTATGGAATCTACTTAGGTCAAAAGAAAATAGAAGATGAATTATCTACATTTGATTATGCCCTTACAGATTATGCTACTTTTGTACCTTACATATACGGAAGATTTATGTTAGGTAACAGAGATAGATCTAAAAAAGAAATACAAATACTTAAAGACTTATATTGCTTAGCAATAGAAGATATGCAAAATTACGATATGGTAGTATATGTTCCAAGAGAATTTGGATATGTACAAGATGGAGTTAGATGGCAAGATGAAGATATAGCAATTCAGATAGATGATGCTATACTAAGTTTCTTAAAAGCGGAAAATGTTAACTTTGTAGAAGTTAAAGGTTCTACTAAAGAGAGAGCTAAGCAAATATTAGAATTATTAAATATTGATTATCAAGAAACACCACAATTAAATGAAGAAAAATAA